From the genome of Deltaproteobacteria bacterium, one region includes:
- the uvrC gene encoding excinuclease ABC subunit UvrC, whose product MTIPDSMRWPPELEAKVARFPRAPGCYLMRGSDGSVLYVGKARRLRERVRAYLRGTDERAFVPILPRIVRDIEVLEVGSEKEALLLENELIKKHRPPFNVLLKDDKSFITLRLDRKHAHPRLEVWRRPDDDGARYFGPYASAAAVRETLRLINRYFQLRTCSDSVLSNRKRPCLQFQIGRCPAPCVLEVPTYDRNVEDTALFLSGKHDRLLVSLRKRMKSASDRMAYEEAARLRDQIRAVERTLEQQRVVQVQDRRDRDVFGIYREGPALEVQLLTVRRGRLVGGRSFSFSGQAFPSPELLASLLSQYYGEGAEVPAEVLVPLRLPEREALESLLSERRGGRVHLLQPQKGEKRRLLELAEQNAHTGFVTRRKQEEEAGALLESLQRNLRLKNYPARIEGFDISQVQGSSPVASRVAVTEGKPDSSRYRRYRIKEVEGQDDFAMMREVLTRRLLRGVEEGDLPDLLVVDGGKGQLGVAHAVMKDLGIDGIDLIGLAKSRREAGDEGARSLERVFVYGRKDPIVLRQDSAELFVLTRLRDEAHRFAITYHRQRRRQKTLSSPLDRIPGVGPARRKALLKHFGSLREVKAASVEALAAAPGISATLAALIHEGLRGD is encoded by the coding sequence ATGACGATCCCCGACTCCATGCGCTGGCCCCCCGAGCTGGAGGCGAAGGTCGCCCGCTTCCCCCGGGCGCCCGGCTGCTACCTCATGCGCGGCAGCGACGGCTCGGTGCTCTACGTGGGCAAGGCCCGCCGGCTGCGGGAGCGGGTGCGCGCCTACCTGCGGGGCACCGACGAGCGGGCCTTCGTGCCGATCCTCCCCCGGATCGTCCGGGACATCGAGGTGCTCGAGGTGGGCAGCGAGAAGGAGGCCCTGCTCCTCGAGAACGAGCTCATCAAGAAGCACCGACCCCCCTTCAACGTCCTGCTCAAGGACGACAAGAGCTTCATCACCCTGCGCCTGGACCGGAAGCACGCTCACCCCCGGCTGGAGGTCTGGCGCCGGCCCGACGACGACGGCGCCCGCTACTTCGGCCCCTACGCCTCGGCGGCGGCGGTGCGGGAGACCCTGCGGCTGATCAACCGCTACTTCCAGCTGCGCACCTGTTCCGACTCGGTGCTGAGCAACCGGAAGCGGCCCTGCCTGCAGTTCCAGATCGGCCGCTGCCCCGCGCCCTGCGTCCTGGAGGTGCCGACCTACGACCGGAACGTCGAGGACACGGCGCTCTTCCTCTCCGGCAAGCACGACCGGCTGCTCGTCAGCCTGCGCAAGCGGATGAAGTCCGCCAGCGATCGCATGGCCTACGAGGAGGCGGCCCGCCTCCGGGATCAGATCCGGGCGGTGGAGCGCACCCTGGAGCAGCAGCGGGTGGTGCAGGTCCAGGACCGCCGGGACCGGGACGTCTTCGGGATCTACCGGGAGGGGCCGGCCCTGGAGGTGCAGCTCCTGACGGTGCGGCGCGGCCGCCTGGTCGGGGGGCGCAGCTTCTCCTTCTCGGGGCAGGCCTTCCCCAGCCCCGAGCTCCTCGCCTCCCTGCTCTCGCAGTACTACGGCGAGGGGGCCGAGGTCCCGGCCGAGGTGCTGGTGCCCCTGCGCCTGCCCGAGCGCGAGGCCCTCGAGAGCCTCCTCTCCGAGCGGCGGGGCGGGCGGGTGCACCTCCTCCAGCCCCAGAAGGGGGAGAAGCGGCGCCTGCTCGAGCTGGCCGAGCAGAACGCCCACACCGGCTTCGTGACCCGGCGCAAGCAGGAGGAGGAGGCCGGCGCCCTGCTGGAGAGCCTGCAGCGCAACCTGCGGCTGAAGAACTACCCGGCCCGGATCGAGGGCTTCGACATCTCCCAGGTGCAGGGTAGCAGCCCGGTGGCCAGCCGGGTGGCGGTCACCGAGGGCAAGCCCGACAGCAGCCGCTACCGCCGCTACCGGATCAAGGAGGTCGAGGGGCAGGACGACTTCGCCATGATGCGCGAGGTCCTCACCCGGCGCCTGCTGCGCGGGGTGGAGGAGGGGGATCTGCCCGATCTGCTGGTGGTCGACGGCGGCAAGGGCCAGCTGGGGGTGGCGCACGCCGTGATGAAGGACCTCGGCATCGACGGCATCGACCTGATCGGGCTGGCGAAGAGCCGGCGGGAGGCCGGCGACGAGGGCGCCCGCAGCCTGGAGCGGGTCTTCGTGTACGGACGCAAGGACCCGATCGTCCTGCGCCAGGACTCGGCCGAGCTCTTCGTCCTCACCCGGCTGCGGGACGAGGCCCACCGCTTCGCCATCACCTACCACCGGCAGCGCCGGCGTCA